A window of Gloeomargarita sp. SRBZ-1_bins_9 genomic DNA:
CCAGGTGCATTGCAACCCCTTGGGAAAAACCGCCAAGTCCCCCGCCTTGATAGTCACCGGCTCCCCCTGAACAGGGGTCACCGTCACCTCCCCCGCCAGAAAATAACATGTTTCTTGGGTATCGTAGGTCCAGGGAAACTCCGATACCCCCTTTTCCCAAATTGGCCAGGACGTTATCCCCAGGGCCTCCTGCTCCGTCTTGGAGATTTGGCGTTTAACCTGGATACCCCCAGGCGTCGTCAACATTTCCATAACTCCCACCCCCAAACCCCTCACTTGATTTTAGCAATCCCACTGGCCAACTTAC
This region includes:
- a CDS encoding cupin domain-containing protein; the protein is MLTTPGGIQVKRQISKTEQEALGITSWPIWEKGVSEFPWTYDTQETCYFLAGEVTVTPVQGEPVTIKAGDLAVFPKGLQCTWKITQPVRKHYRFD